A single window of Chloracidobacterium thermophilum B DNA harbors:
- a CDS encoding type IV pilus modification PilV family protein, whose translation MGHVTRTVRRIQLQRAQSGVTLVELIIALMVLFVGMFGALAFMSIALTNSLNANKLLLARNLAEETLNQIIMMREMNAIGGIPEPGNRNQNTFIRLSNRLDLNGIFPPEFRPVYRSPGRDMIRGTADPDEISSGIDPRYESFTMRVLVRTAFTTSGCFDKEYDNSYDLSNDSNCPPESNTDLVKRVIVQVRYPYTRVAGSALRTVQIVTLMTQPPSQIRGI comes from the coding sequence ATGGGACACGTCACACGCACCGTTCGACGGATTCAACTTCAGCGGGCGCAGTCGGGAGTGACACTCGTCGAACTCATCATAGCGCTGATGGTTCTGTTTGTCGGGATGTTTGGGGCGCTGGCGTTTATGTCCATCGCACTGACCAACTCCCTCAATGCCAACAAGTTGCTCCTGGCACGCAATCTCGCGGAAGAAACACTCAACCAGATCATCATGATGCGTGAGATGAATGCCATTGGGGGGATTCCAGAGCCGGGCAACCGCAATCAAAACACCTTCATCCGGCTCAGCAACCGCTTGGACCTTAACGGTATTTTTCCCCCAGAGTTTCGGCCTGTTTACCGCAGTCCCGGCCGGGACATGATTCGGGGCACAGCTGACCCGGATGAAATCAGCAGCGGCATTGATCCACGCTATGAATCCTTCACGATGCGGGTGCTGGTACGCACGGCTTTTACAACCTCGGGTTGTTTCGACAAGGAATACGACAACAGCTACGATCTTAGCAACGACAGTAACTGTCCGCCGGAAAGCAATACCGACCTGGTCAAGCGGGTCATTGTGCAGGTTCGGTATCCCTACACCCGGGTTGCCGGAAGCGCCCTTCGCACAGTTCAAATCGTGACGTTGATGACCCAGCCGCCGTCCCAGATTCGCGGCATCTAG